In Porites lutea chromosome 9, jaPorLute2.1, whole genome shotgun sequence, a single window of DNA contains:
- the LOC140948795 gene encoding fibroblast growth factor receptor 1-like produces MRSGHFVSLEKYLDFTWYRKNGSSYVKISDSETRRYNESCSLLMIKNAKVTPVGGVYYHCEIFYRGNKTKHSKTIDVGLVVHDFSATRIEYCKVDSGSSVVREPKGVNLRCKADGYPLATIRWFHNGTEIPFCKTATSNTGCAGERYQVEEDRNRKFAYVESYLMIKNTKYPRDHGNYTCVANNSELQNATKDVEISVYSPPTLDKIREIWYSTTVIDCKVSRTNPPPTFRWQYQSGLCLNDNRECKPSGSKWEDVSAPSSVSPAVDVATGVSNLTFPQDLKSAFFRCVATNSMGSDDFVMRFLSGSYDKPITANASLEHDEGNTMTLTCEMFWNGSMITWHKDGEQLSHAADARVNISSTVRARLTQTHLVVKRVATNDSGEYTCGAEDDSGHHFTDSINITIKKVFPPTILSFSNQTVYKNTTVKLRCNISAYPAPTVEWFKDGTSLEVRQVTMGESDSCESRKLRPGFYQVDKYVGQLLICSPSHADQTGFYTCQATNRQGTSNATAFLDVLEDPNVFIIPSKDVFQVKLGALWNVTCKATGNPMPFMHWRKENTQKVVTPKRRAPEVVMLTISSVKEADLGNYTCVAENSQDVTTAHVKLALSNLSEVSATGGLSKEATVALSVVGAIVLLCIVLAFTFCCFIRRQQKQIAGYRSQFFVKHSKEYQFDPNRTLLEQCNDLPYDPDFEFPEDKLILGEELGSGAFGKVIKAEAIGIDDFSPRDKSPVKGGPRLSLLRRYVNRSKTYHDSRVSPSKRTTVAVKTLKEGATIEEYRDLASELKILMHVGVHTNIVNLLGACIKRDGILVILEYAPHGSLLKFLRGKRDVYEATWSTTTSDPEIRLDISDLVGYAFQISRGMEYLASKKCIHRDLAARNVLVGEDYVMKIADFGLARDIYKSDLYVKTTSGVLPIKWMALESLFQKEYSQKSDVWSFGILLWEIFTLGGTPYPTIPMEYLLDFLCDGRRMENPQNCPLEVYNIMQNCWLENRDNRPEFAQISILIGKILEQRASQRVASGYIKLTEDNNYGRHDYYLDPVDSDSKIPLTRADVYDRRSSQNPLPPIPRDMENQPEPELDERQQMLEPEDNGTLSGNESGIELEETGVEQDEAVELRPIAHSTGKARDSSYRNTLV; encoded by the exons ATGAGAAGTGGTCACTTTGTTTCCCTAGAAAAATACCTTGATTTTACGTGGTACAGGAAAAATGGATCAAGCTATGTGAAAATTTCTGACAGTGAAACACGCAGATATAATGAAAGTTGCTCACTTTTAATGATTAAAAATGCCAAGGTTACTCCAGTTGGCGGAGTGTATTACCACTGCGAGATATTTTATCggggaaacaaaacaaagcataGCAAGACTATTGACGTTGGTTTGGTGGTTCATG ATTTCAGTGCAACAAGGATTGAGTATTGCAAAGTTGACAGCGGATCGTCTGTGGTTCGTGAACCAAAAGGAGTGAACTTGAGATGTAAAGCAGATGGCTATCCACTTGCAACAATAAGATGGTTTCACAATGGAACGGAGATCCCATTTTGCAAAACGGCCACTTCCAATACTGGCTGTGCCGGAGAGCGCTATCAAGTAGAAGAAGATCGCAACAGAAAGTTTGCTTATGTGGAAAGTTATCTAAtgataaaaaacacaaagtACCCCAGAGATCATGGAAACTACACCTGTGTGGCAAACAATAGTGAATTGCAAAATGCAACAAAAGATGTGGAAATTTCTGTTTACT CTCCACCCACTTTGGACAAAATCAGAGAAATTTGGTACTCGACTACAGTTATAGACTGTAAGGTTTCCCGGACCAATCCACCGCCTACATTCAGATGGCAATATCAGAGTGGACTCTGTTTAAATGACAACCGTGAATGTAAGCCGTCAGGTTCAAAATGGGAAGACGTCTCAGCTCCCTCTTCTGTGTCACCAGCCGTGGACGTAGCAACTGGTGTAAGCAACCTTACCTTCCCTCAAGATTTAAAATCTGCTTTTTTCCGATGTGTAGCTACCAATTCGATGGGTTCTGATGATTTTGTCATGAGGTTCTTAAGTG GTTCTTACGATAAACCAATAACTGCAAACGCATCTCTAGAGCATGACGAAGGCAACACTATGACTCTTACATGTGAAATGTTTTGGAACGGCTCCATGATAACTTGGCACAAGGATGGCGAACAGCTGTCGCATGCTGCCGATGCGAGAGTGAATATCTCATCAACAGTAAGAGCTCGTCTGACACAGACTCACTTAGTGGTGAAGAGAGTTGCGACAAATGATTCTGGAGAGTATACTTGTGGAGCAGAAGATGACAGTGGACACCACTTTACTGATTCCATAAACATTACAATCAAAA AGGTTTTTCCGCCAACGATTCTCAGTTTTTCGAACCAAACAGTGTACAAGAACACAACCGTGAAATTGAGATGCAACATTTCTGCTTATCCGGCTCCAACGGTTGAGTGGTTCAAAGACGGGACGTCTCTCGAAGTGAGACAAGTCACTATGGGAGAGTCGGACTCTTGCGAAAGCAGAAAGCTTCGTCCAGGTTTCTATCAGGTGGATAAATATGTTGGCCAGCTGTTGATATGTTCACCTTCACATGCTGATCAAACTGGTTTTTACACGTGTCAAGCTACTAACAGGCAAGGGACAAGTAATGCCACGGCTTTCTTGGATGTTTTGG agGACCCAAACGTTTTTATAATCCCAAGCAAGGACGTCTTCCAGGTGAAGCTGGGCGCACTGTGGAATGTAACATGCAAAGCCACAGGAAACCCAATGCCATTTATGCACTGGAGAAAAGAAAATACACAAAAGGTTGTCACTCCAAAACGCCGTGCCCCTGAAGTTGTGATGCTAACCATATCATCCGTTAAAGAAGCCGACTTGGGAAACTACACTTGTGTGGCAGAAAATTCCCAGGACGTTACGACTGCGCATGTCAAGCTAG CACTCAGCAACCTTTCAGAAGTATCTGCAACGGGAGGTCTTAGTAAGGAAGCCACTGTTGCCCTTTCTGTAGTTGGAGCAATCGTGTTGCTCTGTATCGTCCTGGCCTTCACCTTCTGTTGCTTTATTCGTCGTCAACAAAAGCAGATTGCGGGGTATCGTAGCCAGTTTTTTGTGAAACACTCAAAGGAATATCAG TTTGATCCTAATCGCACACTGCTTGAACAATGTAATGATCTTCCTTATGACCCTGATTTCGAGTTTCCTGAGGACAAGCTCATTCTTGGGGAGGAGCTAGGATCAGGGGCCTTTGGAAAGGTCATTAAAGCAGAGGCTATAGGAATAGACGACTTTAGTCCCAGAGACAAAAGTCCAGTAAAAGGGGGACCGCGACTCAGTCTGCTCCGGCGATACGTAAACCGCAGTAAAACGTACCACGATTCGAGAGTTAGCCCTTCTAAGAGGACCACTGTTGCTGTAAAGACCCTTAAAG AGGGAGCTACTATAGAGGAGTATAGAGACCTGGCTTCAGAGCTGAAAATTCTTATGCACGTTGGAGTACACacaaatattgtaaaccttctcGGTGCTTGTATCAAGCGCGATGGTATCCTTGTTATTCTGGAATATGCACCACATGGAAGTTTGCTAAAGTTTTTACGAGGCAAGCGAGATGTTTATGAAGCAACCTGGTCTACGACTACCAGTGACCCAGAAATACGGTTAGATATATCAGATCTAGTGGGGTATGCCTTCCAAATATCCCGTGGAATGGAATACCTGGCGTCTAAAAAG TGTATTCACCGAGATTTGGCGGCCAGAAACGTCCTCGTGGGAGAAGACTACGTTATGAAGATCGCTGACTTTGGTCTCGCGCGCGATATTTACAAGAGTGACTTGTATGTGAAGACGACAAGTGGCGTATTGCCAATCAAGTGGATGGCTCTGGAATCGTTGTTTCAGAAGGAGTACTCACAGAAGAGTGATGT GTGGTCTTTTGGTATTTTATTGTGGGAGATCTTTACACTTGGCGGGACACCGTATCCCACCATTCCTATGGAATATCTCCTTGACTTTCTCTGTGATGGAAGGCGTATGGAAAACCCTCAAAACTGCCCCTTGGAGGTTTATAACATTATGCAGAATTGCTGGCTGGAGAATCGGGATAACCGACCAGAATTTGCTCAGATCAGCATTTTGATTGGCAAAATACTCGAGCAACGTGCCTCCCAG AGAGTTGCATCCGGGTACATTAAGTTAACAGAAGATAACAACTATGGCAGACACGATTACTACCTTGATCCGGTTGATTCAGACTCAAAAATTCCTCTGACGAGAGCAGATGTTTATGACAG GCGATCAAGCCAAAATCCGTTGCCTCCAATACCACGGGACATGGAAAATCAGCCCGAACCGGAATTAGACGAGAGACAGCAGATGCTGGAACCAGAAGATAACGGTACTTTGTCGGGGAATGAGAGTGGTATAGAACTGGAAGAAACTGGAGTTGAGCAGGATGAGGCCGTGGAACTGAGACCTATTGCTCACTCTACAGGAAAGGCCAGAGACTCCAGTTATAGAAATACACTCGTCTGA